The following proteins are encoded in a genomic region of Methylobacterium tardum:
- a CDS encoding TnsA endonuclease N-terminal domain-containing protein: MPATLRSRHVGKPSPSRPIVTGRRDCITGEVPSGKAGMGYRMVAYEGLLARDFILILEQDDAVLRYQEEPAPFRWHDGVRWRSYTADFGVEIDDGRRLAVEVKPRKRVIRLGWDGIRHRIEAGARAAGYDGFELWTEVEIDALRVANAALVASERTFMVDEAEQHTMRVVLDRFGGRGLVRELRAASGLQARAFRAVVALVARGEAELADPGRPFDDHAMIRRPANLRSAP; this comes from the coding sequence ATGCCGGCGACCCTGCGAAGCCGCCATGTCGGCAAGCCGAGCCCGTCGCGCCCGATCGTCACCGGCCGACGGGACTGCATCACGGGCGAGGTCCCATCCGGCAAGGCGGGGATGGGCTACCGCATGGTGGCCTACGAGGGCCTCCTCGCGCGGGACTTCATCCTGATCCTGGAGCAGGACGATGCCGTCCTGCGCTACCAGGAGGAGCCCGCACCCTTCCGTTGGCACGACGGCGTCCGGTGGCGCAGCTACACGGCCGACTTCGGCGTCGAGATCGACGACGGGCGGCGCCTCGCCGTCGAGGTCAAGCCGCGGAAGAGGGTGATCAGGCTGGGCTGGGACGGGATCCGGCACCGCATCGAGGCCGGCGCCAGGGCCGCCGGCTACGACGGCTTCGAGCTCTGGACCGAGGTCGAGATCGACGCGCTCCGCGTCGCGAACGCCGCGCTCGTCGCGAGCGAGCGCACCTTCATGGTCGACGAGGCGGAGCAGCACACCATGCGCGTGGTCCTCGACCGCTTCGGCGGCCGGGGTCTCGTCCGGGAACTCCGGGCGGCGTCGGGGCTCCAGGCCCGCGCCTTCCGGGCCGTCGTGGCCCTGGTCGCGCGCGGCGAGGCCGAGCTGGCCGACCCCGGCCGACCCTTCGACGACCACGCCATGATCCGCCGCCCCGCGAACCTCAGGAGTGCACCTTGA
- a CDS encoding 3'-5' exonuclease has translation MSDASAPAAGARSAVRHDRRPAAETGVDADALLVVDIETVPDETLMPPPEVWARDRFPKCAWHAVVAVSFVQAEILRDGDTGLEEYRVTACRSGGEAGWDEARILRGFWRHFASGRFRLVTWNGRGFDMPTLLHRTMLHGISAEAWFRRGTRWSSYGNRYGGAHVDVMDEMSGFGCASRLTLEEAAALVGMPGKLGEHGSLVADMVAAGQIERVRAYCETDTMTTFGIYVRHAYLAGRTDAAAHDRAIAGLQDYLELERTRRPHLGAYLDAWRRLSDTRPAFVVADRDRRGG, from the coding sequence ATGTCCGACGCGAGCGCACCCGCGGCCGGCGCGCGCTCCGCCGTCCGCCACGACCGTCGGCCGGCGGCGGAAACCGGCGTCGATGCGGACGCGCTCCTCGTCGTCGATATCGAGACCGTGCCGGACGAAACCCTGATGCCGCCGCCCGAGGTGTGGGCCAGGGACAGGTTTCCGAAATGCGCGTGGCACGCCGTGGTCGCCGTCAGCTTCGTGCAGGCGGAGATCCTGCGCGACGGCGATACGGGACTGGAGGAATATCGGGTCACCGCCTGCAGGAGCGGCGGCGAGGCGGGCTGGGACGAGGCCCGCATCCTGCGCGGCTTCTGGCGGCATTTCGCCTCCGGCAGGTTCCGGCTCGTCACCTGGAACGGCCGCGGCTTCGACATGCCGACGCTGCTCCACCGCACGATGCTCCACGGCATCTCGGCGGAAGCCTGGTTCCGGCGCGGCACGCGCTGGTCAAGCTACGGCAACCGGTACGGCGGCGCCCACGTCGACGTCATGGACGAGATGTCCGGGTTCGGGTGCGCCAGCCGGCTCACCCTGGAGGAGGCCGCCGCGCTGGTCGGCATGCCGGGCAAACTCGGCGAGCACGGGTCGCTGGTGGCCGACATGGTCGCAGCCGGACAGATCGAGCGCGTCCGGGCGTATTGCGAGACCGACACGATGACGACCTTCGGCATCTACGTCCGCCATGCGTATCTCGCCGGGCGGACCGACGCCGCGGCCCACGACAGGGCGATCGCGGGCCTCCAGGATTACCTGGAGCTGGAGCGGACCCGCAGACCGCATCTCGGCGCCTACCTCGACGCCTGGCGACGCCTGTCCGACACGCGGCCGGCGTTCGTCGTCGCCGACAGGGACCGCCGGGGCGGATGA
- a CDS encoding AAA family ATPase: MLGVSQSPARYLPSALVAAADLHVRLPGATDAVIARVVRAATGRRPTLPPGIARGLDFFEIAAAVRGTTARACVARLAAAARSKATADPAVGSAPDFATLVGFGDAHAWGTRLIDEIATWRASGGAPAFQRLDRHVALSSAPGLGKSSFVRSLAKAAGLPLVATSVGAWFTGSDGHLGGVLRAWDAAYTHACALAPSILFLDEADSIPNRATMDNHAREWWTPLCTSILLGFDALNAPGAPEVCIIAATNHGDRLDPALIRPGRLGRVIEIKPPSAADLAVIFRQHLGDGEVPDMDLAPLGALALGASGAQVAGWVSEARAAARAAGRPMRPEDLLGRVAPPDQGSPADRRRSAYHEAGHAVAFERIGARVAQVDLVPRRDSLGATSVATRLGQSPTRAEIEGLAVALLCGRAAEILFLGEPSAGAGGDSRSDLARVTTLLAGNHASLGLGDRLAYRGAPHEVAVALSLDPTLLGAVERDLDRLSGEALAVMEANRTAVAAVAELLIARRLVSGDALRALIAEADQHRAAQDGGQP; this comes from the coding sequence GTGCTCGGCGTCTCGCAATCGCCCGCGCGCTACCTGCCTTCGGCCCTCGTCGCCGCGGCGGACCTGCACGTGCGGCTCCCGGGCGCGACCGACGCCGTGATCGCGCGGGTCGTCCGGGCCGCCACGGGGCGGCGTCCGACCCTGCCGCCCGGGATCGCGCGCGGGCTGGACTTCTTCGAGATCGCCGCCGCGGTGCGCGGGACGACGGCGCGGGCCTGCGTCGCGCGCCTCGCCGCGGCGGCGCGCTCGAAGGCCACCGCGGATCCCGCCGTCGGGTCGGCGCCCGATTTCGCGACCCTGGTCGGCTTCGGCGATGCCCACGCCTGGGGCACGCGCCTCATCGACGAGATCGCGACCTGGCGCGCCTCCGGCGGCGCGCCCGCGTTCCAGCGGCTCGACAGGCACGTCGCCCTCAGCTCCGCCCCGGGACTAGGAAAATCATCTTTCGTCCGCTCGCTCGCGAAGGCCGCGGGCCTGCCGCTGGTCGCGACCTCGGTCGGCGCCTGGTTCACCGGATCCGACGGACATCTGGGTGGCGTGCTCCGCGCATGGGATGCCGCGTACACGCACGCGTGCGCTCTGGCGCCGAGTATTTTATTCCTAGATGAAGCTGACAGTATTCCTAATAGGGCCACGATGGACAACCACGCACGCGAGTGGTGGACCCCCTTGTGCACGAGCATTTTGCTCGGTTTCGATGCGCTCAACGCGCCCGGCGCCCCCGAGGTGTGCATCATCGCGGCGACGAACCACGGCGATAGGCTCGATCCCGCCTTGATCAGGCCCGGACGGCTGGGCCGGGTGATCGAGATCAAGCCGCCCTCGGCCGCCGACCTGGCGGTCATCTTCCGGCAACACCTCGGCGACGGCGAGGTGCCCGACATGGACCTCGCGCCGCTCGGCGCGCTTGCGCTCGGCGCCAGCGGCGCCCAGGTCGCCGGGTGGGTGTCCGAGGCCCGTGCCGCCGCGCGCGCCGCCGGACGGCCGATGCGCCCGGAGGACCTGCTCGGCCGCGTCGCGCCGCCGGATCAAGGGAGCCCGGCGGACCGACGTCGGAGCGCGTACCACGAGGCGGGGCACGCCGTGGCGTTCGAGCGGATCGGCGCCCGCGTCGCCCAGGTCGACCTGGTCCCGCGCCGGGATTCGCTCGGCGCGACCTCCGTGGCGACCCGCCTCGGCCAGTCCCCGACCCGCGCGGAGATCGAGGGCCTCGCGGTCGCGCTCCTGTGCGGACGGGCCGCCGAGATCCTGTTCCTCGGGGAGCCGAGCGCCGGGGCGGGCGGCGATAGCCGCTCGGACCTCGCGCGCGTGACGACCCTGCTCGCCGGCAACCACGCCTCGCTCGGCCTCGGCGACCGGTTGGCGTATCGCGGCGCCCCCCACGAAGTGGCGGTCGCGCTGTCGCTCGACCCCACCCTTCTCGGGGCGGTCGAGCGCGACCTCGACCGGCTGAGCGGCGAGGCCTTGGCCGTCATGGAGGCGAACCGCACCGCCGTGGCGGCCGTCGCCGAGCTGCTGATCGCGCGGCGCCTGGTCTCGGGCGACGCGCTCCGGGCGCTGATCGCCGAGGCGGACCAACACCGCGCCGCGCAGGACGGAGGACAGCCGTGA
- a CDS encoding metallophosphoesterase has protein sequence MRIWIFSDLHRDLSGAPWTPGHIPEADVAVVAGDVGQGLADTILWLGEAIRPIMPVVVVPGNHEFYGSAVDEERALGRRAAERHGVTLLGDDTVEIGGVAFSGGTLWTDYGIDGAGNRRRAMAAAQAGLNDHRCIATTRNPGWRTFRPGDAAALHAASRAFLERALLEVDPPGTRARPHVVVTHHAPARASLDPGFAGSVLNPAFASDLGSLIAAGRPDLWLHGHVHARRDHRIGPTRILCNPLGYDGENPAFDPACVVEVPS, from the coding sequence GTGCGGATCTGGATCTTCAGCGACTTGCATCGCGACCTGTCGGGGGCGCCGTGGACGCCCGGGCACATCCCCGAAGCCGACGTCGCCGTCGTCGCGGGCGACGTCGGCCAGGGTCTGGCGGACACCATCCTCTGGCTGGGCGAGGCCATCCGACCGATCATGCCGGTCGTAGTCGTGCCGGGAAACCATGAATTCTACGGCTCGGCCGTTGACGAGGAGCGCGCGCTCGGACGCCGGGCCGCGGAACGGCACGGCGTAACCCTGCTCGGCGACGACACCGTCGAGATCGGCGGCGTCGCCTTCTCCGGCGGCACGCTCTGGACCGACTACGGCATCGACGGCGCGGGCAACCGCCGGCGGGCCATGGCGGCCGCGCAGGCCGGCCTCAACGATCACCGTTGCATCGCGACGACCCGCAACCCGGGCTGGCGCACATTCCGGCCGGGGGACGCGGCGGCCCTGCACGCCGCCAGCCGCGCCTTCCTGGAGCGCGCGCTGCTGGAGGTCGACCCGCCGGGCACGCGGGCGCGACCGCACGTCGTGGTCACGCACCACGCCCCCGCCCGTGCCTCGCTCGACCCGGGCTTCGCCGGCAGCGTGCTGAACCCGGCCTTCGCGAGCGACCTCGGCAGCCTCATCGCCGCCGGCCGCCCGGACCTCTGGCTTCACGGCCACGTCCACGCCCGCCGCGACCACCGGATCGGTCCGACCCGGATCCTGTGCAACCCCCTCGGCTACGACGGCGAGAACCCCGCCTTCGACCCGGCCTGCGTCGTCGAGGTGCCGTCGTAG